Proteins encoded together in one Entomobacter blattae window:
- the trxA gene encoding thioredoxin TrxA: protein MSENTVATTDGNFETEVLKSEDPVLVDFWAEWCGPCKMITPAIEEIAAEYKGKMKVVKVNIDENPQTPANYSVRGIPTLILFKDGKPAATKVGAAPKSQLKDWVKESLS, encoded by the coding sequence ATGAGTGAAAATACAGTTGCAACCACAGATGGTAATTTTGAAACAGAAGTGTTGAAATCAGAAGACCCGGTTCTGGTGGATTTCTGGGCAGAATGGTGTGGTCCTTGCAAAATGATTACACCCGCTATTGAAGAGATAGCTGCTGAATACAAGGGAAAGATGAAGGTTGTTAAGGTTAATATAGATGAAAATCCTCAAACCCCAGCCAATTATTCTGTAAGAGGCATTCCCACGCTTATTCTTTTTAAAGATGGCAAGCCAGCTGCAACAAAGGTAGGAGCTGCTCCCAAAAGCCAATTAAAGGATTGGGTGAAAGAAAGCCTCTCCTAA